From the Solanum lycopersicum chromosome 10, SLM_r2.1 genome, one window contains:
- the LOC101253840 gene encoding pentatricopeptide repeat-containing protein At1g62350 — MNSWCQCARFSAYPLDTGIHGGRHIPEIVFSSVASGIWSKCGGNLRISMRDRSKNRKPLQKGRNLSIEAIQTVQALKRVANKNDDSAVEQVFNSKVRRLIKNDMIAVLRELLRQNQCLLALKVFEEVQKETSYRPQLKLYAEIVSCLGSNGLLEDISCLIMALKMESSLEPHIEGFVALLESLMKFNLTRLALEVFYLMKLRGCDPDKLTFKLLINGLESNEETNLSAFVRQEAEKYYGQSLDFLDETEEEVPRLKPMY; from the exons ATGAATAGCTGGTGCCAATGTGCACGATTTTCGGCGTATCCACTTGACACAGGGATTCACGGCGGGCGACATATACCGGAAATCGTATTCAGTTCAGTAGCGTCCGGGATTTGGTCTAAATGTGGTGGAAATCTGAGAATTAGTATGCGAGACAGGAGCAAAAATCGAAAACCCTTGCAGAAAGGGAGAAACCTAAGTATTGAAGCCATTCAGACTGTTCAGGCACTGAAGCGGGTTGCCAACAAAAACGATGACTCCGCGGTGGAACAGGTGTTTAATAGCAAGGTCAGGCGTTTGATTAAGAATGATATGATAGCTGTTCTCCGTGAACTTCTCCGCCAGAATCAATGCCTCTTAGCTCTTAAG GTTTTTGAGGAAGTTCAGAAGGAGACATCCTATAGACCGCAGCTCAAACTGTATGCTGAAATTGTGTCCTGTTTGGGAAGCAACGGATTACTTGAAGATATCAGCTGTCTTATCATGGCATTGAAAATGGAAAGTAGTTTAGAACCTCACATTGAAGGCTTTGTTGCATTGTTGGAAAGCTTAATGAAATTTAATCTTACGAGGCTCGCATTGGAGGTCTTTTACTTGATGAAGTTGAGAGGATGTGATCCCGATAAGTTGACCTTTAAACTATTGATAAATGGTTTGGAATCGAATGAAGAAACGAATCTTTCAGCTTTTGTAAGGCAGGAAGCAGAGAAGTATTATGGTCAGTCCCTAGATTTCTTAGATGAGACTGAAGAGGAGGTACCAAGATTAAAACCAATGTATTAA
- the LOC101254142 gene encoding cellulose synthase-like protein D4, translating into MASLTSAPSKKTTRTPGGTNPGGSQGAAGKTGSSSGQTVKFARRTSSGRYVSLSREDLDMSGELSGDYMNYTVQIPPTPDNQPMDTSVAAKAEEQYVSNSLFTGGFNSVTRAHLMDKVIESEVNHPQMAGSKGSSCSMPACDGKIMKDERGNDVIPCECRYKICRDCYMDAQKDTGLCPGCKEAYKVGDLDDEIPNFSNGALSLPAPDGSKGMMRRNQNGEFDHNKWLFETQGTYGYGNAYWPDERDGDDGDGSMPKTMLDTSADIPWKPLSRKLPIPHSIISPYRLLIVIRLIVLGFFLTWRIRHPNPDAMWLWFMSIICEVWFAFSWILDQMPKISPVNRSTDLAVLREKFEMPSPSNPTGRSDLPGVDMFVSTADPEKEPPLVTANTILSILAADYPVEKLACYISDDGGALLTFEAMAEAASFADLWVPFCRKHEIEPRNPEAYFLLKGDPTKNKKRIDFVKDRRRVKREYDEFKVRINGLQDSIRRRSDAFNAREEMKMLKHMKENGTDPAEAIKVQKATWMADGTHWPGSWAVPSRDHGKGDHPGILQVMLKPPSSDPLMGVGDQDKLLDFSDVDIRLPMFVYMSREKRRGYDHNKKAGAMNALVRASAILSNGAFILNLDCDHYVYNCLAIREGMCFMMDRGGEDICYIQFPQRFEGIDPSDRYANHNTVFFDGNMRALDGLQGPMYVGTGCMFRRFALYGFEPANPDKTPQKGAEAQALKATDFDPDLDVNLLPKRFGNSTMLAESIPIAEFQGRPIADHPAVKYGRPPGALRIPKEPLDATTVAEAVSVISCWYEDKTEWGDRVGWIYGSVTEDVVTGYRMHNRGWRSIYCITKRDAFRGSAPINLTDRLHQVLRWATGSVEIFFSGNNAFLATRKLNMLQRLAYLNVGIYPFTSFFLIIYCFLPALSLISGQFIVQNVNVVFLVFLLTISLCLIGLAILEVKWSGVALEDWWRNEQFWLISGTSAHLAAVVQGLLKVIAGIEISFTLTSKSAGEDEDDAYAELYMVKWTSLMIPPIVIGMVNIIAIVVAFSRAVFAVVPQWGRFIGGAFFAFWVLAHLYPFAKGLMGRRRKTPTIVFVWSGLIAITLSLLWIAIGNPQLGQGQGVAGAGFQFP; encoded by the exons atggcAAGCTTGACGAGTGCACCATCAAAGAAGACAACGCGTACTCCTGGAGGAACAAATCCAGGAGGCTCTCAGGGTGCTGCTGGTAAAACAGGAAGTTCTAGTGGACAAACAGTGAAATTTGCTCGAAGAACGTCTAGTGGACGATATGTTAGTCTGTCTAGAGAAGATCTTGATATGTCTGGAGAGTTATCAGGCGATTACATGAATTATACTGTTCAAATTCCGCCTACGCCTGATAATCAGCCTATGGATACGTCTGTTGCTGCCAAAGCAGAGGAGCAATATGTATCGAATTCGTTGTTTACAGGGGGATTCAACAGTGTTACTCGTGCTCATCTGATGGATAAGGTGATTGAATCCGAAGTTAATCATCCTCAAATGGCTGGATCAAAAGGATCATCATGTTCCATGCCTGCTTGTGATGGAAAGATCATGAAAGATGAAAGGGGAAATGATGTTATCCCTTGTGAATGCag GTACAAAATATGTAGAGATTGCTACATGGACGCACAAAAAGACACAGGTCTATGTCCAGGTTGCAAAGAAGCATACAAGGTCGGGGATCTTGACGATGAGATCCCAAATTTTTCTAATGGAGCATTGTCATTACCGGCACCAGATGGCTCGAAAGGTATGATGAGGAGAAATCAAAATGGAGAGTTCGATCACAATAAATGGCTCTTCGAGACACAAGGCACGTATGGGTATGGAAATGCTTATTGGCCTGATGAAAGGGATGGAGATGATGGTGATGGAAGTATGCCTAAGACCATGTTGGATACATCTGCTGATATACCTTGGAAACCCCTCAGTAGGAAGTTGCCTATTCCGCATAGCATCATTAGCCCTTATAG GTTGCTAATTGTTATTCGACTTATTGTACTGGGGTTCTTCTTGACATGGAGAATACGGCATCCAAATCCAGATGCAATGTGGTTATGGTTCATGTCGATTATATGTGAAGTATGGTttgcattttcatggattctgGATCAAATGCCCAAAATATCTCCAGTTAATCGGTCAACTGACCTAGCGGTACTACGTGAGAAATTTGAAATGCCATCACCATCTAATCCTACGGGTAGGTCGGATCTTCCAGGAGTTGATATGTTTGTGTCAACGGCTGATCCAGAGAAAGAGCCGCCCCTTGTCACAGCCAACACCATCCTATCCATTTTAGCAGCTGACTATCCCGTGGAGAAGCTAGCTTGCTATATTTCAGATGATGGCGGTGCCCTTCTAACATTCGAGGCAATGGCAGAAGCTGCTAGTTTCGCTGATTTGTGGGTACCATTCTGCAGGAAACATGAAATTGAACCGAGGAATCCTGAAGCGTATTTTCTCCTAAAGGGAGACCCtacaaagaacaagaagagaatTGATTTCGTCAAAGATAGACGAAGGGTTAAAAGAGAATATGATGAATTTAAGGTCAGGATAAATGGTCTACAAGATTCAATAAGAAGGAGATCAGACGCGTTTAATGCTCGTGAGGAAATGAAGATGTTAAAGCACATGAAAGAGAATGGGACTGATCCTGCAGAGGCAATCAAAGTGCAAAAGGCTACTTGGATGGCTGATGGAACTCACTGGCCCGGATCATGGGCTGTGCCCAGCAGGGATCATGGAAAGGGTGATCATCCCGGGATCCTTCAG GTAATGTTGAAACCCCCAAGTAGTGATCCACTAATGGGAGTAGGTGATCAAGATAAGCTATTGGATTTTTCGGACGTGGACATAAGACTTCCAATGTTTGTATATATGTCACGTGAGAAGAGACGTGGGTATGATCACAATAAAAAAGCAGGTGCCATGAATGCCTTAGTGCGAGCTTCTGCTATATTGTCTAACGGTGCATTCATACTCAACCTTGATTGTGATCACTACGTATACAACTGCTTAGCTATTCGTGAAGGCATGTGTTTCATGATGGATAGAGGTGGAGAAGACATATGTTATATTCAATTCCCTCAACGATTTGAAGGAATCGATCCCTCAGATCGTTATGCCAATCACAATACTGTGTTTTTCGATGGAAATATGCGTGCACTCGATGGCCTCCAG GGTCCTATGTATGTTGGGACGGGTTGCATGTTTAGGCGATTTGCACTTTACGGATTTGAACCAGCAAATCCTGATAAGACACCACAAAAAGGTGCAGAGGCTCAAGCATTGAAAGCCACAGATTTTGATCCTGATTTAGATGTGAATCTACTACCTAAGCGTTTTGGGAACTCCACAATGTTAGCAGAGTCTATTCCAATTGCTGAGTTCCAAGGGCGTCCTATCGCGGATCACCCTGCTGTCAAGTATGGAAGACCTCCTGGTGCTCTTAGAATCCCAAAGGAACCACTCGATGCCACCACTGTCGCGGAAGCAGTTTCTGTCATATCTTGTTG GTACGAAGACAAGACAGAGTGGGGTGATCGAGTTGGATGGATTTATGGTTCGGTGACAGAAGATGTGGTTACTGGATACCGGATGCATAATCGTGGATGGCGTTCTATTTATTGCATCACCAAACGTGACGCGTTCCGTGGATCAGCTCCTATAAATCTAACAGATAGGCTACATCAAGTGCTCCGTTGGGCTACAGGCTCTGTTGAAATCTTTTTCTCAGGGAACAATGCCTTCCTTGCAACCCGAAAACTCAATATGCTCCAACGTCTTGCTTACCTTAATGTCGGAATTTATCCTTTCACTTCATTTTTCCTCATCATCTACTGTTTCCTCCCTGCACTCTCCCTCATATCCGGTCAATTCATCGTCCAGAATGTCAACGTCGTGTTCCTTGTATTTCTATTAACCATATCACTCTGTCTCATCGGTTTAGCCATCTTGGAGGTGAAATGGTCGGGCGTTGCTTTAGAGGATTGGTGGAGAAATGAACAATTTTGGCTCATTTCAGGTACTAGTGCCCATCTTGCTGCTGTTGTACAAGGTCTCCTTAAAGTTATCGCGGGGATTGAAATATCATTTACCCTCACTTCAAAATCTGCTGGAGAAGACGAAGATGACGCCTATGCTGAATTATACATGGTCAAATGGACATCATTGATGATACCACCAATAGTCATCGGTATGGTTAACATAATTGCTATTGTAGTTGCATTCTCTAGGGCCGTATTTGCTGTTGTACCCCAATGGGGAAGATTCATTGGTGGTGCATTCTTCGCGTTCTGGGTGTTAGCTCATTTGTATCCTTTCGCTAAGGGACTCATGGGTCGAAGGAGAAAAACACCCACCATCGTCTTCGTATGGTCAGGACTCATTGCCATAACACTCTCCTTGCTATGGATAGCTATTGGTAACCCACAACTTGGTCAGGGACAAGGTGTTGCTGGTGCTGGCTTTCAGTTTCCTTAA